A region of Candidatus Nitrospira nitrificans DNA encodes the following proteins:
- a CDS encoding sigma-54-dependent Fis family transcriptional regulator produces MNKSGLSPCEDLAERYQALLEVAQVISAQRDLDQLFRDLAHRLPRVVQVNFVDLSLHDPVKKMMRLHTIQANVPADLVGGHEVAIEDCPAGSVWENQQPLLVSNLTEERRWPWVISAMAEDGTKSFCFVPLSTARGRLGAMGFLSLKEEAYSDRDIEFLQQVAQQVAVAVENALAFQQIAELKDRLAKEKLYLEEELRVEHGFDDIIGDSKALKQVLKQVEVVAPTDSTVLIQGETGTGKELIARAIHRLSGRSERTFIKLNCAAIPTGLLESELFGHERGAFTGAISQKAGRFELADKGTIFLDEVGEIPLELQSKLLRVLQEQEFERLGSTRTIRVNVRLIAATNRDLKSLVEDKQFRSDLYYRLNVFPITAPPLRERPEDIPILVRYFTQHYAVRMKKNIQTVPAKTLDMLSRYAWPGNVRELENLVERSVILTQGTDLHVPIDELQPESHLLGSLTPTLEEAEREQILRALRETKWVIGGSGGAAARLGLKRTTLQSKMQKLGIARPQ; encoded by the coding sequence ATGAATAAATCCGGCTTATCGCCCTGTGAGGACCTTGCGGAACGATACCAGGCGCTTCTGGAGGTGGCGCAGGTCATCTCCGCGCAGCGGGACCTCGATCAACTCTTTCGTGATCTCGCCCATCGACTCCCTCGTGTGGTGCAGGTGAATTTTGTCGATTTGTCTCTGCATGATCCCGTCAAGAAGATGATGCGTCTCCATACGATTCAGGCCAATGTGCCGGCGGACCTGGTGGGGGGGCACGAAGTGGCGATTGAAGACTGTCCCGCGGGGTCGGTATGGGAAAATCAGCAGCCGCTCCTGGTCTCCAATCTGACGGAAGAACGACGATGGCCGTGGGTCATCAGCGCCATGGCGGAGGACGGGACGAAGTCGTTTTGTTTCGTGCCGCTGAGCACGGCGAGGGGCCGGTTGGGCGCCATGGGATTCTTGAGCTTGAAAGAAGAGGCATATAGCGATCGGGATATAGAGTTTCTTCAACAAGTGGCGCAACAAGTAGCTGTTGCGGTCGAAAACGCCCTGGCATTCCAACAGATCGCCGAGCTCAAAGACAGATTGGCGAAGGAAAAGCTCTATCTCGAAGAGGAGCTTCGCGTCGAGCATGGGTTTGATGACATCATCGGCGACAGCAAAGCCCTCAAACAGGTGCTCAAACAAGTCGAAGTCGTGGCTCCCACCGATTCGACGGTCCTCATCCAAGGAGAGACAGGCACCGGCAAGGAACTCATCGCCCGGGCCATCCATCGACTGAGCGGCCGGAGCGAGCGCACGTTCATCAAGCTGAACTGTGCCGCCATCCCAACCGGACTGTTGGAGAGCGAGCTCTTCGGGCATGAACGAGGGGCGTTCACAGGCGCGATCTCCCAGAAAGCCGGCCGATTCGAGTTGGCCGATAAAGGCACGATCTTTCTCGACGAAGTCGGAGAAATTCCGTTGGAGCTGCAGTCCAAATTGCTGCGTGTGTTGCAGGAGCAGGAATTCGAGCGGCTGGGCAGCACCAGGACCATTCGAGTGAACGTGCGGTTGATTGCCGCCACCAATCGGGATCTCAAAAGCCTGGTGGAGGACAAGCAGTTCCGGAGCGACTTGTACTACCGGTTGAATGTCTTCCCCATCACGGCTCCGCCGCTGCGCGAACGGCCAGAGGATATTCCCATCTTAGTCCGCTATTTCACGCAACACTATGCGGTTCGCATGAAGAAGAATATCCAGACGGTTCCGGCGAAGACGCTCGATATGCTTTCACGGTACGCCTGGCCGGGAAACGTTCGTGAGCTGGAGAATCTCGTGGAACGTTCCGTGATCCTCACTCAAGGAACGGATTTGCATGTCCCCATCGACGAACTCCAGCCGGAGAGCCACCTTCTCGGCTCCCTCACGCCGACATTGGAAGAGGCCGAGCGGGAGCAAATCTTGCGCGCCTTGCGCGAAACCAAGTGGGTCATCGGTGGATCAGGGGGGGCGGCGGCGCGATTAGGACTCAAGCGAACCACCCTCCAGTCCAAGATGCAGAAGCTCGGCATCGCTCGCCCTCAGTAG
- a CDS encoding cation:proton antiporter has protein sequence MHPDSVFFQDLAIVFLAAVAGGILARIAGQPLILGYVLGGIAIGPFTPGPTISESHTFDLFAEIGVILLMFSIGLEFSVKDLMRVKWVALAGGPLGILVAIGLAVMTGSLIGWSTTQSIVIGAVISIASTMVLARLLVDRGEIRSKHGRVMIGIALVEDVAVVAMTVLMPALGEFDSGRVLLIGQAFVKALLILLPLGYLGAKVIPLIMTHVARTQNQELFLLVTLAISLGTAAVTQMVGLSLALGAFLAGLLISASEYGHETLARLLSLRDAFVALFFVTIGILIDPRVIIDNLSLLATMIGLIVVGMFMIWTTIVRLFGYSWTTAFLVGIGLTQIGEFSFVLVQVAKGAGHIGSEVYNATLAASVITILINAALVRYVPDWLARRRLAHDQHDMTPWHPESEPLQQHVVLCGFGRVGSSLGRALDAFSLPYVVIDRNPDIIRRLQGRHIACIFGDASHRELLMKAGAADASLMIVALPEIEPAALTVSRIRAINPKVPILARAHGPAEAERLSAGGAAEVIQPEVETAATLIRHVLAWFGVPKDRILNYVEHYRQVMETKRQPS, from the coding sequence GTGCATCCAGATTCCGTCTTCTTTCAAGATCTTGCCATCGTATTCCTGGCAGCGGTCGCAGGCGGCATACTCGCCCGGATTGCGGGGCAGCCGTTGATTCTGGGCTATGTCCTGGGCGGCATCGCGATCGGTCCATTTACTCCGGGACCCACCATTTCGGAATCCCATACGTTTGATCTGTTTGCGGAAATCGGTGTCATTCTCCTGATGTTTTCGATCGGGCTCGAGTTTTCCGTGAAGGACCTGATGCGCGTCAAATGGGTCGCGCTCGCCGGCGGACCGCTGGGGATTCTCGTGGCCATCGGATTGGCCGTCATGACGGGGAGCCTGATCGGGTGGTCGACGACCCAAAGCATCGTGATCGGGGCGGTCATTTCCATAGCGAGCACCATGGTGCTCGCCCGCCTGCTTGTCGATCGGGGCGAAATTCGTTCCAAGCACGGACGAGTGATGATCGGCATCGCCCTGGTCGAAGACGTGGCGGTCGTGGCCATGACGGTGCTCATGCCGGCCCTCGGAGAGTTCGACTCGGGGCGAGTGCTGCTGATCGGTCAAGCCTTTGTGAAGGCTCTGCTCATTCTTCTGCCATTGGGGTATTTGGGGGCCAAAGTCATCCCACTGATCATGACCCACGTCGCCAGGACCCAGAACCAAGAACTCTTTCTACTCGTCACACTGGCAATCAGTCTTGGGACCGCCGCCGTCACGCAGATGGTCGGACTCTCCCTCGCCTTGGGCGCATTTCTGGCCGGGCTCCTTATCAGCGCATCCGAATATGGGCACGAAACCTTGGCCCGGCTGCTTTCGCTGCGTGATGCCTTCGTCGCGCTCTTCTTCGTCACTATCGGCATTCTGATCGACCCGCGCGTGATCATCGATAACCTTTCTCTGCTTGCCACCATGATCGGCTTGATCGTCGTCGGGATGTTCATGATTTGGACGACCATCGTGCGGCTGTTCGGCTACTCTTGGACGACGGCCTTCCTGGTGGGAATAGGCCTCACTCAAATCGGCGAATTCTCATTTGTCCTGGTGCAGGTCGCAAAAGGGGCAGGCCATATCGGCAGCGAAGTATACAACGCGACGCTTGCGGCCTCCGTCATCACGATTCTCATCAATGCGGCTCTCGTGAGGTATGTCCCCGACTGGCTCGCCCGGCGGCGCCTCGCCCATGATCAGCATGACATGACGCCTTGGCATCCGGAAAGCGAACCGCTCCAACAACATGTCGTCCTGTGCGGCTTCGGCCGCGTCGGCAGCTCGCTGGGGAGGGCGTTGGACGCGTTCAGTCTTCCCTATGTGGTCATCGACAGAAATCCGGACATCATCCGCCGGTTACAAGGCCGGCACATCGCCTGTATCTTTGGCGACGCCTCCCATCGCGAATTGCTCATGAAGGCCGGAGCGGCGGATGCGTCTCTGATGATCGTGGCACTGCCTGAAATCGAGCCGGCTGCGCTCACGGTGAGCCGCATTCGCGCCATCAATCCGAAAGTTCCGATCTTAGCCCGCGCGCATGGACCGGCGGAAGCGGAACGACTCAGCGCGGGTGGGGCGGCCGAGGTTATCCAGCCTGAAGTCGAGACGGCGGCGACACTGATCCGGCATGTCTTGGCCTGGTTCGGGGTACCGAAGGACCGCATTCTGAACTATGTGGAGCACTATCGGCAGGTCATGGAAACGAAACGGCAACCGAGTTGA
- a CDS encoding HAD family hydrolase — MTLSSDRDSLAFLFDLDGTLVDSVYQHVLAWREAMQGAGIELAVWRIHRQIGMSGGLMLSAFLREIGRVLSPEEVERIQRTHAEAYRRQAGSLRVLPGALELLAELSARGAPYAIATSGRLQSAQPTLKLLNLSQDVPVVTRDDVRHAKPDPDLFLAAAQRLKIPMNRCVIVGDSVWDMLAARRAWALGVGLLSGGYGREELQHAGAYRVYQDPADLLRHLDEVGVRLN, encoded by the coding sequence ATGACACTCTCATCGGACCGTGACTCTTTGGCATTTCTCTTCGATCTGGACGGCACCCTGGTGGATAGTGTCTATCAGCATGTCCTGGCTTGGCGCGAAGCCATGCAAGGTGCCGGGATCGAGCTGGCCGTGTGGCGGATCCACCGGCAGATCGGCATGAGCGGGGGCCTCATGTTGTCGGCGTTTCTTCGGGAGATCGGACGAGTACTCTCGCCGGAAGAAGTGGAGCGTATTCAGCGCACCCACGCCGAGGCCTATCGCCGGCAGGCCGGTTCTTTGCGCGTGTTGCCGGGCGCGCTGGAGCTGTTGGCGGAGCTTTCAGCGCGTGGCGCGCCGTACGCCATTGCCACCAGCGGGCGTTTGCAAAGCGCGCAGCCTACCCTCAAACTGTTGAACCTATCCCAGGATGTGCCCGTCGTGACGCGCGATGACGTGCGGCACGCCAAACCGGATCCGGATCTCTTCCTGGCCGCCGCCCAGCGGCTTAAGATACCGATGAACCGGTGCGTGATCGTGGGGGACAGTGTCTGGGATATGTTGGCCGCCCGCCGGGCTTGGGCTTTGGGGGTGGGTTTACTGTCGGGGGGATATGGGCGTGAGGAGCTTCAGCATGCCGGTGCCTACCGTGTCTATCAAGATCCTGCCGACCTCTTGCGCCATCTCGACGAAGTGGGAGTGCGATTGAACTGA
- a CDS encoding CDGSH iron-sulfur domain-containing protein, producing the protein MGQPRIAAKEPSVMSLEPGTYYWCSCGRSRDQPFCDGSHEGTGLEPVEFTVDAKKEVALCRCKQTKTPPYCDGTHQTL; encoded by the coding sequence ATGGGACAACCACGCATTGCAGCCAAGGAACCGTCCGTGATGTCGCTAGAGCCGGGCACCTACTACTGGTGTTCATGCGGGCGCTCGCGGGACCAACCATTTTGTGATGGGTCACATGAAGGAACCGGGCTCGAGCCGGTTGAGTTTACCGTGGATGCAAAGAAAGAGGTTGCGTTGTGCCGGTGCAAGCAGACGAAGACCCCGCCGTATTGCGACGGGACGCACCAGACGCTGTAG
- a CDS encoding TetR/AcrR family transcriptional regulator produces MSSRRFRPRETSVDHAAARRVIAAARRQFFAHGFRSVSMNDLAAELAMSKKTLYACFSSKTALIEAVLKDKVGEIESDLGQLAKEQDSDVEVALHQFLGCLQRHTAEIQPAFVRDIGRETPELFQFVERRRRELIRRYFGALFENGKKAGMIRTDIPTHLIIEILLGAVQAVMNPPKLMELGLTLETGYSSVIRIILEGSFVAKPKAVN; encoded by the coding sequence ATGTCGTCACGTAGATTCAGGCCGCGAGAAACGTCAGTCGATCATGCCGCAGCTCGAAGAGTGATCGCCGCGGCTCGCCGTCAGTTCTTTGCGCATGGATTTCGATCGGTGAGCATGAATGATCTTGCCGCCGAATTGGCCATGAGCAAGAAGACTCTGTATGCCTGTTTTTCGAGCAAGACGGCGCTCATCGAGGCCGTCCTGAAAGACAAAGTCGGGGAGATAGAATCGGACCTTGGCCAGTTGGCGAAAGAGCAAGATTCCGATGTCGAAGTGGCGCTCCACCAGTTTCTCGGCTGTCTTCAACGGCATACCGCGGAGATTCAGCCGGCGTTTGTGAGAGACATCGGGCGTGAGACACCGGAACTGTTTCAATTCGTCGAGCGACGGCGACGCGAGCTGATCCGCCGTTATTTCGGGGCGCTTTTCGAGAATGGGAAGAAAGCGGGCATGATTCGAACGGACATTCCTACCCATCTCATCATCGAGATTTTGCTTGGCGCGGTCCAAGCCGTCATGAATCCGCCCAAGCTGATGGAACTCGGTTTGACGCTGGAGACCGGCTACTCGTCCGTCATCCGCATCATTTTGGAGGGATCGTTTGTCGCCAAGCCGAAAGCGGTGAACTG